The sequence GTAGCTGCCCGCCCGTCCGCCTACCTCCAGATCGCCCCCGCCACCAATGCGAGCAGCCCCAGCGCACCCCAGATCGCACCGGCCACTCGCTGGCGGCCGCGCAGCTCATCGAAGTAGTCGGCCGATGCTTCGGCGTCGAGCCGGGCGAGCCGTGCGGCGGTCGGCACGGAGACGAAGAGCGTGAGCACGGCCGCGAGAATGCCGGCCACCTGCATCACGAGCAGCCACGCGTTGAGCCCGGCCTGCGCGCCGATCGGCGCGCCGCCCAGGTCCGCGCCGCCCAGCCCGCCGCCGCCCACACCGAGCGTGAGCACAAGGCCCGCGACCACGGTGACGATCGCCGCCGGCCCGATCACCAGCCGATACACCGCCGAATGCGCCCGCACCACCGCGGCGAGCCGGGCGCGGTCTTCGTTTCGCGCGGCGATCGAGCTCACCATCACGCCGAACCCGCCACCGATCCAGAGGGTGAAACCGAGCAGGTGCAGGAAGAGCCAGAGGCGCGTCACCCCGGACGCTCCGAGAGAATGGCGCCGTCGATCGGCTGGCGCCCGTCGAACCCGGCGCCCAACTCGTGCCAGTGGCTGATGCGCTCCTCGCCCAGCCGCCAGCAGAGAAAGATCGGGCGGTCGTCGCGCAGCGAATGAAAGTCCACCAGCCCCGCGTCGAACCCCTTGAACACGCAGCCCACCCGTTCCAGCTCCTGCAGGTAGCCGTTGATCCGTCCGGCGTGCGTGGTCACGTCGTCGCGCGCGGCGGCCAGCTCGCCGGTCTCGCCCCAATCCGCGCGCGCGCCGCCGGTGAGCAGCTCGTAGCGGCTCACCGCCCGCCGCCAAAGCGGATACTCGGCCTGCAGGTCTTCCACGATCCGTCGCACCAGCGGCAGGGTGCGCTCGGCCTCGGCCAGCGTAAAGAGCTTCACGGGCGGCGCTTCACTTGTAGATGATGTTGACGCCCGCCACCTGCTCGGGATGGCTGATGAAGCCGATCACGCAGTGCTGGCCGTCGACCACGGTGATGGTGGGGCGGAGGTGGGACTCGTTGGGGTCGAGATCCATGCGCACCTCGAATCCCTCCAGCTCCTGGTCCGGCCCGACCACGGGCGAGTTGGTGCGCATCAGCGAATCGGCGCGGGTGTGCCAGGGATGCTTGCCCTCGGCGAGGCAGCGCGTGACGAGGTCGCGATCGCTCAGGACCCCGAGCAGCCGGCGCGTGCGGTGATCGTCGACCACCGGCACCACCGAGATGTTGCGGGTCTTGAACA comes from Gemmatimonadales bacterium and encodes:
- a CDS encoding DUF2203 domain-containing protein, whose product is MKLFTLAEAERTLPLVRRIVEDLQAEYPLWRRAVSRYELLTGGARADWGETGELAAARDDVTTHAGRINGYLQELERVGCVFKGFDAGLVDFHSLRDDRPIFLCWRLGEERISHWHELGAGFDGRQPIDGAILSERPG
- a CDS encoding CBS domain-containing protein → MRAREVMVSDPQVAVAGAMASEVAIMFKTRNISVVPVVDDHRTRRLLGVLSDRDLVTRCLAEGKHPWHTRADSLMRTNSPVVGPDQELEGFEVRMDLDPNESHLRPTITVVDGQHCVIGFISHPEQVAGVNIIYK